In Leguminivora glycinivorella isolate SPB_JAAS2020 chromosome 11, LegGlyc_1.1, whole genome shotgun sequence, a single window of DNA contains:
- the LOC125231336 gene encoding uncharacterized protein LOC125231336, with product MAEAAEVCSEEEDNRIIGLNYLNEWGLSPTTIQRFADNDIGFTLMEEIQDAELKELVPNLKERILFKKGLQKIRGIIHETASEDTASISDELVSPSSPSSTISSGISEWGTEKSHETYYIPSRRVGEKTYIPAQAKLPTRYRNQIRVLRKAGVKPLPTSSDNSSDTNDDNIPGSSAAGISPEVAEEYKLWLKFNKEPWTDILDKWNQTRKYRLAYIAEERYTILDILTEWPSLKMSLGYKLVEADFDAMHPHCELNLFKKWPLFMAKARPILKNLKSPDVNLLDEELEEDARDYIFFKLMSYKMPPTVKVPIKENGKKRFYKPSIVESQNSFILHVTNQSEIKTKLEQYQKMHLARGTTFQPLVIVVGPTSRDLQHFYVAVESVLYKVDQLLKAVDVCFKLFNTVNLQYPLECLSVWQFIQRFFYDFQNKNDKKISCVYCFISDLM from the exons ATGGCAGAAGCCGCTGAAGTGTGCAGCGAAGAAGAAGACAACAGGATTATAGGATTAAATTATCTAAATGAATGGGGTTTATCTCCAACCACTATACAACGTTTCGCGG ATAATGACATTGGTTTCACGTTAATGGAAGAGATTCAGGACGCTGAATTAAAGGAATTAGTGCCAAATTTAAAAGAAAGGATTTTATTCAAGAAAGGGCTCCAAAAAATACGTGGGATTATTCAT GAAACTGCGTCTGAAGATACAGCTTCAATAAGCGATGAGTTGGTTTCACCGAGCTCGCCGTCAAGCACCATTAGCTCCGGAATAAGTGAATGGGGCACAGAGAAATCTCAT GAGACATATTACATCCCCAGTCGGAGAGTAGGAGAAAAAACATATATTCCTGCACAAGCGAAACTACCTACTCGCTACCGTAATCAGATAAGAGTACTAAGGAAAGCTGGAGTAAAACCACTACCCACCAGCAGTGACAACAGTTCCGATACCAACGATGATAACATTCCAG GTTCCAGTGCTGCTGGTATTTCACCAGAAGTGGCCGAGGAATACAAGTTGTGGTTGAAATTTAACAAAGAACCATGGACAGACATTTTGGATAAGTGGAACCAGACGAGAAAATACAGACTGGCATATATTGCTGAAGAAAGATATACAATCCTCGATATCCTTACAGAATGGCCTAGCCTTAAAATGAGCCTAGGATATAAATtg GTTGAAGCAGATTTTGACGCTATGCATCCACATTGCGAacttaatttgtttaaaaaatggcCATTATTTATGGCAAAAGCAAGACCCATATTGAAAAATCTTAAATCACCTGATGTCAATTTACTGGATGAAGAACTTGAAGAAG ATGCCAGAGACTACATTTTCTTCAAATTAATGTCGTACAAGATGCCGCCTACGGTTAAAGTGCCAATAAAagaaaatggaaaaaaacgattttacaAACCCAGCATTGTGGAGTCGcagaattcatttattttacacgTTACG AACCAGAGTGAAATTAAAACCAAACTGGAGCAATACCAGAAAATGCATCTAGCCAGAGGAACCACTTTCCAACCGCTGGTGATTGTTGTCGGACCAACGAGCAGGGACTTGCAACATTTCTACGTAGCAGTTGAATCAGTTCTCTACAAGGTAGACCAACTGCTAAAAGCTGTCGATGTGtgctttaaattatttaatactgtAAATTTGCAGTACCCACTAGAATGTTTAAGTGTATGGCAATTCATACAACGTTTTTTCTATGACTTTCAAAACAAAAATGACAAGAAGATCTCCTGTGTCTATTGTTTCATATCGGATCTGATGTAA